The DNA window GTTCGCTTTACCGCGACCTGTGTCTGCAACAACTGCCGCAACTGACGAGCGAGCAGGTACTGTGCGAGCCAATCGCTCGTAACACGGCGCCCTGCATTGCGTATGCCTGCTACAAAATTGCCCAGCGCGACCCGGAGGCCAACATCGTTGTTGCGCCCGCCGACCATATCATCCTGAAGGAAGAAGAGTTTCAGCGCACCATCCAAACGGCCCTCGACGCTACGAAGGATCAAGATATCCTGGTTACGCTCGGTATCCAGCCCAGCCGCCCCGACACGGGTTATGGGTATATCCAGTATGTGCCAGAAGGCGATAACGTAGTCAAGAAGGTAAAGACGTTCACCGAGAAGCCCAACCTCGAACTGGCGAAGCAGTTTGTCGATAGCGGTGAGTTTGTCTGGAACGCCGGTATTTTCGTCTGGAATGTGCAGGCAATTCTAAAGGCATTCAAAGCGTATCTGCCCGAAACTGCCGAGATTTTTGAAGAAGGTGCTACTGACTATTACCAGGAAAGTGAAGCCCGCTTCATCGATAAAGCGTACTCGCTATGCGGCAGTATCTCGATCGATAACGGCGTTATGGAAAAGGCCGATAACGTTTATGTCGTGTTGAGTGATTTTGGCTGGTCGGACCTGGGAACGTGGAAGTCGTTGTACGAAGTATCGGACAAGAATGACGATCAGAACGTGATCGACGGTCATGTGCTGCTGTACGACACGAAGAACTGCATCATCAAAACGCCGAAAGAGCGGTTGGTCGCCATCAACGGTCTCGACGGGTTTATCGTCGCTGAATACGACAACGTACTGATGATTTGCCGTAAAGAAGATGAGCAGAAGGTGAAAGTGTTCGTCGCTGACGCCAAAGCGCGCGGGGGCGAGTTCGTCTAAGCGGCTGACACTGACAGTAGAAAATAAACGAAACGGGTACGGATTTAACAGCCGTACCCGTTTCGTGTTTGTGGGGCTCTATTTTTGCGGAGTTCTGATTATGACGCACACGGCTGTGAAAAATCAACTGATACTACTGGTGGGGTTACTGCTGCTCGGCAGTTTGACAGGTTGCAACCCGTTGCCTGCCGTGTCGACTGGTCCGGCCGATACGCGGGTGGCCGGTACGTGGCGGCTGCTGGAACGCCGGTTTCTGAAAGACTCCGTCTATTCTGTAAGGATCGATACCATCACCCAAACCCGCGATACCAGCTTCCTGACCGTTCGGCGTTACCCGACTACCCCTGCGCAGACAATAACGTTCAACAGCGACGGTACGCTCACGGCCAGCGGCAGTGAAATGTCATACTATTTTCCGATGCAGGCGTTTCGCGTCGACGCCACTTACCCCGACAGCCTGTTCCTGAATTTCTATATCACATCGAACCGGGCCACGACCTTTTCCCGCCAGCCGCTACGCTTCCGCAGCGACACCATGCTACTCGTACCCAGCAGCGAAGCCTATTCCCGATTCATCCGGGTACGCTGAACTACTGACTCTCCGACGGCCAGCCCTGCGCCCGGATAGGCGTTTGCTGCCCGGCTTTGGTTGCCAGCACGATTTGCGACGGATCGGCCGTGAGGTAGCCAATGGCGGTGATGCGCGCGTTGGTCGATAGTTTGTCGTATTCCTGCGGGCGAATCGTAAACAGCAGTTCGTAGTCTTCGCCACCGTTCAGGGCTGCCGTAACCGGGCTTATCTTGAATTCGTCGGCTGCCAGATGCGTCTGATCGTCGATCGGCAGATTCTCATCGAATAGAACCGCGCCCGTTCTGGACTGACGGCACAGGTGCAGCAGTTCCGACGCCAGCCCATCCGATACGTCGATCATGGCGGTGGGGCGAATCCCCAAGTCGCGCAGCTCGTGAACAATGTCGGTACGAGCATCGGGGCGGAGTTGTCGCTGTACCAGATACGCCCGCTCTTCCGACAGATTTGGCTGCATGTTGGGGTCAGCCAGAAATACCTGCTTCTCACGTTCGAGCAGTTGCAGACCGAGGTAAGCCGCGCCCAGATCGCCCGTAACGCAGATCACGTCGTTGGGCTGGGCCGTGCTCCGGTACGTAATCAGGTCTTTGGGTACTTTGCCCAGTACTGACACTGACAGAATGAGCCCCGACCGCGAGGAAGACGTGTCGCCCCCGACCAGATCAACGTTGTAGGCTTCGCAGGCCGCCCGAATACCTTCGTACAATTCATCGATAGCTTCGACCGGGAAACGGCTGCT is part of the Spirosoma rhododendri genome and encodes:
- a CDS encoding mannose-1-phosphate guanylyltransferase, with product MNHTYVIIMAGGVGTRFWPFSRTSYPKQFHDVLGTGRTLLQQTADRFTGICPPENIFIVTSSLYRDLCLQQLPQLTSEQVLCEPIARNTAPCIAYACYKIAQRDPEANIVVAPADHIILKEEEFQRTIQTALDATKDQDILVTLGIQPSRPDTGYGYIQYVPEGDNVVKKVKTFTEKPNLELAKQFVDSGEFVWNAGIFVWNVQAILKAFKAYLPETAEIFEEGATDYYQESEARFIDKAYSLCGSISIDNGVMEKADNVYVVLSDFGWSDLGTWKSLYEVSDKNDDQNVIDGHVLLYDTKNCIIKTPKERLVAINGLDGFIVAEYDNVLMICRKEDEQKVKVFVADAKARGGEFV
- the thiL gene encoding thiamine-phosphate kinase; this encodes MTDLTTLGEIGLIDRIRQATPAPTHPETVLGIGDDAAVFVWDDENYGLLSTDVLVEGIHFDLTYVPLKHLGYKAITFAVSDIAAMNGLPIQVTVGLSLSSRFPVEAIDELYEGIRAACEAYNVDLVGGDTSSSRSGLILSVSVLGKVPKDLITYRSTAQPNDVICVTGDLGAAYLGLQLLEREKQVFLADPNMQPNLSEERAYLVQRQLRPDARTDIVHELRDLGIRPTAMIDVSDGLASELLHLCRQSRTGAVLFDENLPIDDQTHLAADEFKISPVTAALNGGEDYELLFTIRPQEYDKLSTNARITAIGYLTADPSQIVLATKAGQQTPIRAQGWPSESQ